From the Manihot esculenta cultivar AM560-2 chromosome 3, M.esculenta_v8, whole genome shotgun sequence genome, one window contains:
- the LOC110610671 gene encoding transcription factor MYB123, whose amino-acid sequence MGRRPCCSKEGIHRGAWTVLEDKILKAYIEAHGEGKWRHLPKRAGLKRCGKSCRLRWLNYLRPDIKRGNISHDEEELIIRLHKLLGNRWSLIAGRLPGRTDNEIKNYWNTTLRKKANAETTSPQSKTKPCANSRQKKLNTEPSSSPHPAEVIRSKATRCTDILIPLQYPPLPPRIHAGPPTAATASDPPAETHFPNDSGQGFDSCDQQLHCGTFTNEELLQNDDLDFLNLECHEFQASDGDAAIVDYNYKGNLSMGPHHHQPTPFEEPPVFNDWTTSACLEDHANLDLDSLALLLDSEGWSLE is encoded by the exons atggggaGGAGGCCGTGTTGCTCTAAGGAAGGAATCCACCGAGGAGCCTGGACGGTCTTGGAAGACAAAATTCTGAAAGCTTACATTGAAGCCCATGGAGAAGGCAAATGGAGACACCTCCCCAAGAGAGCTG GCTTGAAAAGATGTGGCAAGAGTTGTCGACTTAGATGGTTGAATTATTTGAGACCAGACATCAAGAGAGGTAACATATCCCATGATGAAGAAGAACTCATTATCAGACTCCATAAGCTTCTTGGTAACAG ATGGTCTCTAATAGCTGGAAGGCTACCTGGGCGAACAGACAATGAAATCAAGAACTATTGGAACACTACACTGAGAAAGAAAGCTAATGCTGAAACAACTTCACCGCAATCCAAAACTAAACCTTGTGCCAATTCTAGGCAGAAAAAGCTAAACACTGAACCCTCAAGCTCACCACACCCAGCCGAAGTCATCCGCTCCAAGGCCACACGGTGCACCGACATCCTTATCCCGTTGCAATATCCACCTCTACCTCCAAGAATTCACGCCGGCCCCCCAACAGCCGCCACTGCCAGTGACCCACCAGCTGAAACTCACTTCCCCAATGATTCTGGTCAAGGTTTCGATTCTTGTGATCAACAACTTCACTGTGGAACGTTTACTAATGAGGAGCTGCTCCAGAATGATGATTTAGATTTCTTGAATCTTGAGTGCCATGAGTTTCAAGCAAGTGATGGAGATGCTGCCATAGTGGACTATAATTACAAGGGCAATTTGTCCATGGGTCCTCATCATCATCAGCCCACACCCTTTGAGGAGCCGCCAGTGTTCAACGACTGGACCACAAGTGCCTGTCTCGAGGATCATGCCAATTTAGACCTAGATTCCCTAGCACTTTTACTTGATTCTGAGGGATGGTCactagaataa